The Hymenobacter sp. 5317J-9 genome has a window encoding:
- a CDS encoding VOC family protein — MSTNLLPYPAMPAERIGIHPPAELPAAIRLGTVHLTVASLDRSLAFYEGVLGFQRLRRTSAADGPYATAELGVAGRSDVLVALYEQPDARPVPRRGRLGIYHFALLLPTRADLGRFLRHAQALGVHVGSSDHRYSEATYLTDPDGFTIEVYRDRPRAEWWVSAQGEVQSALDPLDAAGVLQAAGDTPWQGLPAGTTMGHLHFYTGDLARAAAFYHEALGFDVMTWNLSGALFVAAGGYHHHLGLNVWAASSPAATAADARLLRWELWLPDAATRDAAAARLQAAGYPAEATPAGPLVTDPWGIRLLLRAEPAA; from the coding sequence ATGTCCACGAACCTGCTGCCTTATCCTGCTATGCCCGCCGAGCGCATCGGCATTCACCCGCCCGCCGAGCTGCCGGCTGCCATCCGCCTGGGCACCGTGCATCTGACCGTGGCCAGCCTTGACCGCTCGTTGGCCTTTTACGAAGGCGTGCTCGGCTTTCAGCGGCTGCGCCGCACCTCGGCTGCTGACGGCCCGTATGCCACGGCTGAGCTGGGCGTGGCCGGCCGCTCCGACGTGCTGGTGGCCCTCTACGAGCAGCCCGACGCCCGCCCCGTGCCGCGGCGCGGCCGTCTGGGCATCTACCACTTTGCCCTGCTGCTGCCCACCCGCGCCGACCTCGGCCGGTTCCTGCGGCACGCCCAGGCGCTGGGCGTGCACGTGGGCTCGTCCGACCACCGCTACAGCGAGGCCACCTACCTCACCGACCCCGACGGCTTCACCATCGAAGTGTACCGCGACCGGCCCCGCGCCGAGTGGTGGGTGTCGGCGCAGGGCGAGGTGCAGTCGGCCCTCGACCCGCTCGATGCGGCGGGCGTGCTGCAGGCGGCCGGCGACACGCCCTGGCAGGGCCTGCCGGCCGGCACCACCATGGGCCACCTGCATTTCTACACGGGCGATTTGGCCCGGGCAGCCGCTTTTTACCACGAGGCGCTGGGCTTCGACGTCATGACCTGGAACCTGTCGGGGGCCTTGTTTGTGGCGGCGGGCGGCTACCACCACCACCTGGGGCTCAACGTGTGGGCAGCCAGCTCGCCCGCCGCCACCGCAGCCGATGCCCGCCTGCTCCGCTGGGAACTGTGGTTGCCCGATGCCGCCACCCGCGATGCCGCCGCGGCCCGCCTGCAAGCCGCCGGCTACCCGGCCGAGGCCACCCCCGCCGGGCCCCTCGTCACCGACCCGTGGGGCATCCGACTGCTGCTACGTGCCGAGCCGGCTGCTTAG
- a CDS encoding Crp/Fnr family transcriptional regulator, whose amino-acid sequence MALPSALELLRAHLQARVPITTADFAVFERHVRPLALDKRQHLLVAGAVCTDLAFVTKGCLRSYSLNAQGQEHTLQFAPEDWWVSDLYSFLTQQPSTLNIDALEDSQVLLLAQADLETIYAECSLFERYMRLLMQSRYVALQERVNASLSQTAAEKYQHFVHQHPSIVQRVPQHVIASYLGITPESLSRVRRQL is encoded by the coding sequence ATGGCGCTTCCTTCTGCCCTCGAACTGCTGCGGGCCCACCTGCAGGCCCGCGTGCCTATTACCACCGCCGACTTTGCTGTTTTTGAGCGGCACGTGCGGCCCCTGGCTCTGGACAAGCGGCAGCACCTGCTGGTGGCCGGCGCCGTGTGTACCGACCTGGCTTTTGTGACGAAAGGCTGTCTGCGCAGCTATTCGCTCAATGCCCAGGGGCAGGAGCACACGCTGCAGTTTGCCCCGGAAGACTGGTGGGTATCCGACTTATACAGCTTTCTGACGCAGCAGCCCAGCACCCTGAACATCGACGCGCTGGAAGACTCGCAGGTGCTGCTGCTGGCGCAGGCCGACCTAGAAACCATCTACGCCGAATGCTCCCTGTTTGAGCGCTACATGCGCCTGCTTATGCAAAGCCGCTACGTGGCCCTTCAGGAGCGGGTGAACGCCTCGTTGAGCCAGACGGCGGCCGAGAAATACCAGCACTTTGTGCACCAACATCCCTCCATTGTGCAGCGGGTGCCGCAGCACGTCATTGCCTCCTACCTGGGCATCACGCCCGAGTCGCTGAGCCGGGTGCGGCGGCAGCTGTAG
- the sucC gene encoding ADP-forming succinate--CoA ligase subunit beta, giving the protein MNIHEYQGKEILKKYGVRVQEGITADTPEEAVAAAEKLTADTGTSWYVIKAQIHAGGRGKGGGVKLAKGIDKVKDIASEIIGMQLVTKQTGAEGRKVHKVLVAQDVYYPGPSETKEYYMSVLLDRTLGKNVIIYTTEGGMDIEEVAEAHPEKIHREHVDPAVGLQGFQARKIAFNLGLEGEAQKEMVKFVTALYKAYDETDSSMFEINPVLKTSDNKILAVDAKVTLDENALYRHKDFLALRDLNEEDPLEVEASNNSLNYVKLDGNVGCMVNGAGLAMATMDIIKLSGGEPANFLDVGGGANAQTVEAGFRIILKDPNVKAILINIFGGIVRCDRVANGVVEAYKAIGDIRVPIIVRLQGTNAEEGARIIDESGLKVSSAVLLKDAAARVKEVLANA; this is encoded by the coding sequence ATGAACATTCACGAATATCAGGGCAAAGAAATCCTGAAAAAGTACGGCGTCCGCGTGCAGGAAGGCATCACCGCCGACACCCCCGAAGAGGCCGTAGCCGCCGCCGAGAAGCTGACCGCCGACACCGGCACCAGCTGGTACGTCATCAAGGCGCAAATCCACGCCGGTGGCCGCGGCAAAGGGGGCGGCGTGAAGCTCGCCAAAGGCATCGACAAGGTGAAGGACATTGCCAGCGAAATCATTGGCATGCAGCTCGTGACCAAGCAGACCGGTGCCGAAGGCCGCAAGGTGCACAAGGTGCTGGTGGCCCAGGACGTGTACTACCCCGGCCCGAGCGAAACCAAAGAATACTACATGAGCGTGCTGCTCGACCGCACGCTGGGTAAAAACGTCATCATCTACACCACCGAGGGCGGCATGGACATCGAGGAAGTGGCCGAGGCCCATCCCGAGAAAATCCACCGCGAGCACGTGGACCCCGCCGTGGGCCTGCAGGGCTTCCAGGCCCGCAAAATTGCGTTCAACCTGGGCCTGGAAGGCGAGGCGCAGAAGGAAATGGTGAAGTTCGTGACGGCCCTCTACAAGGCCTACGACGAAACCGATTCCAGCATGTTCGAAATCAACCCCGTGCTGAAAACCTCGGACAACAAAATCCTGGCCGTGGACGCCAAGGTGACGCTGGACGAAAACGCCCTCTACCGCCACAAGGATTTCCTGGCCCTGCGCGACCTCAACGAGGAAGACCCGCTGGAAGTGGAGGCTTCAAACAACAGCCTGAACTACGTGAAGCTCGACGGCAACGTGGGCTGCATGGTGAACGGCGCCGGCCTGGCCATGGCCACCATGGACATCATCAAGCTGAGCGGCGGCGAGCCCGCCAACTTCCTCGACGTAGGCGGTGGAGCCAACGCCCAGACGGTGGAAGCCGGCTTCCGCATCATCCTGAAGGACCCGAACGTGAAGGCCATCCTGATTAACATCTTCGGCGGCATCGTGCGTTGCGACCGGGTGGCCAACGGCGTGGTGGAGGCTTACAAAGCCATCGGCGACATCCGCGTGCCCATCATCGTGCGCCTGCAAGGCACCAACGCCGAAGAAGGCGCCCGCATCATCGACGAGAGCGGCCTGAAAGTGTCGTCGGCCGTGCTGCTGAAAGACGCCGCCGCCCGCGTGAAAGAAGTGCTGGCCAACGCCTAG
- a CDS encoding ABC transporter ATP-binding protein, producing MLQAINIHKSYNALNVLKGIDLTIEKSEIVSIVGSSGAGKSTLLHILGTLDNPDSGEVLFDGESVSSLGRNDLARFRNRHIGFIFQFHNLLPEFTALENVCLPAYLAGRSEKEVRVRARELLGMLNLEGRAEHKPSEMSGGEQQRVSVARALINSPEIIFADEPSGNLDTKNAQELHQIFFLLRKELGQTFVIVTHNEQLADMADRKIVMRDGHILEGG from the coding sequence TTGCTGCAAGCTATCAACATTCACAAGAGCTACAACGCTCTGAACGTCCTCAAGGGCATCGATTTGACGATTGAGAAGTCGGAAATCGTGAGCATCGTCGGTTCTTCGGGCGCGGGCAAGAGCACGCTGCTGCACATTCTGGGCACGCTTGACAATCCCGATTCGGGCGAGGTGCTGTTCGATGGCGAGTCGGTTAGCTCGCTGGGGCGCAACGATTTGGCCCGGTTCCGCAACCGGCATATCGGCTTCATTTTTCAGTTTCACAACCTGCTGCCCGAGTTTACGGCCCTCGAAAACGTGTGCCTGCCCGCCTACCTGGCCGGCCGCTCCGAAAAAGAAGTGCGCGTGCGGGCCCGCGAGCTCCTCGGCATGCTCAACCTGGAAGGCCGCGCCGAGCACAAGCCCAGCGAAATGAGCGGCGGCGAGCAGCAGCGCGTGTCAGTAGCCCGCGCCCTCATCAACTCGCCCGAAATCATTTTCGCCGACGAGCCCAGCGGCAACCTCGACACCAAAAACGCCCAGGAGCTGCACCAGATTTTCTTCCTGCTGCGCAAGGAGCTGGGCCAGACCTTCGTCATCGTGACGCACAACGAACAGCTGGCCGACATGGCCGACCGCAAGATTGTGATGCGCGACGGCCACATCCTGGAAGGCGGCTAA
- a CDS encoding Atu2307/SP_0267 family LLM class monooxygenase, with the protein MEVGIDSFASHLLQNGGTPLSGLEAMRLLLERIERADQVGLDVFGIGEHHRAEYLDSAPAVILAAAAARTQRIRLTSAVTVLSAADPVRVFQEYATLDLISQGRAEMVVGRGSSTEAFPLFGFSLNDYDELFAEKLDLLLAIRDTEKIRWQGQYRPALTGQGVYPRPAQAQLPIWLGVGGTPESFVRAGALGLPLMVAIIGGDTHRFRPLVDLYREAGRRAGHAPEQLKVGLHSLGYVAPTTEGAVADFVPGYLETFSKRARERGGSPLTRYHFDAQAGPLGALLVGNPEEVAAKILRHAEALGGISRVTFQMDVAVLPHEKILRATELLGTRVAPLLR; encoded by the coding sequence ATGGAAGTTGGCATTGATAGTTTCGCCTCGCACCTGCTCCAGAATGGCGGCACGCCCTTGAGCGGGCTGGAGGCCATGCGCCTGCTGCTCGAACGCATTGAGCGCGCCGACCAGGTGGGCCTCGACGTGTTTGGCATCGGCGAGCACCACCGGGCCGAATACCTCGACTCGGCCCCGGCCGTGATTCTGGCCGCCGCCGCGGCGCGCACGCAGCGCATCCGGCTGACGAGCGCCGTCACGGTGCTCTCGGCCGCCGACCCCGTGCGGGTGTTTCAGGAATACGCCACGCTGGACCTGATTTCGCAGGGCCGCGCCGAAATGGTGGTGGGCCGCGGGTCATCAACGGAAGCGTTTCCGTTGTTCGGCTTCAGCCTCAACGACTACGACGAGCTGTTTGCTGAAAAGCTGGACCTGCTGCTGGCCATCCGCGACACCGAAAAAATCCGCTGGCAGGGCCAGTACCGGCCCGCACTCACGGGGCAGGGCGTGTACCCGCGCCCGGCGCAGGCGCAGCTGCCCATCTGGCTGGGCGTGGGTGGCACGCCCGAGTCGTTTGTGCGGGCCGGGGCCCTGGGCCTGCCGCTGATGGTGGCCATCATTGGGGGCGATACCCACCGCTTCCGGCCCCTCGTCGACCTCTACCGGGAGGCGGGCCGCCGCGCCGGCCACGCGCCCGAGCAGTTGAAAGTCGGCCTGCACTCGCTGGGCTACGTGGCTCCCACCACCGAAGGAGCCGTGGCCGACTTCGTGCCCGGCTACCTCGAAACCTTCAGCAAGCGGGCCCGCGAGCGGGGCGGCAGTCCCCTCACGCGCTATCACTTCGACGCCCAGGCCGGGCCGCTCGGGGCGCTGCTGGTGGGCAACCCCGAGGAAGTGGCGGCCAAGATTCTGCGCCACGCCGAGGCCCTGGGCGGCATTTCGCGGGTCACGTTTCAGATGGACGTGGCCGTGCTGCCGCACGAGAAAATTTTGCGCGCTACCGAGCTGCTGGGCACCCGCGTGGCCCCGCTGCTGCGCTAA
- a CDS encoding Ohr family peroxiredoxin, with protein MKKNLYTADASAVGGRSGHVRSATGVIDLEMSVPEGLGGKNGATNPEELFAAGYASCFQQALLVTAQRNGDTLDKESTVTCSVTLFQEGEGYGLSAILDVDLKKFDEAKTIDMVRYAHKICPYSVGTRGNMEVELRVQGKPVPVQAEENAGVAGK; from the coding sequence ATGAAGAAGAACCTGTATACGGCCGATGCCTCGGCCGTGGGTGGCCGCAGCGGCCACGTTCGCTCCGCCACCGGCGTCATCGACCTGGAAATGTCGGTTCCCGAGGGCCTGGGCGGCAAAAATGGCGCCACCAACCCCGAAGAGCTGTTTGCCGCCGGCTACGCCTCGTGCTTTCAGCAGGCCCTGCTGGTCACGGCCCAGCGCAACGGCGACACCCTCGACAAGGAAAGCACCGTGACGTGCTCCGTCACGCTCTTTCAGGAAGGCGAAGGCTACGGCCTGAGCGCCATTCTGGACGTCGACCTGAAGAAATTTGACGAAGCCAAAACCATCGACATGGTGCGTTACGCCCACAAAATCTGCCCCTACTCGGTGGGTACCCGCGGCAACATGGAAGTGGAGCTGCGCGTGCAAGGCAAGCCCGTGCCAGTACAAGCCGAAGAAAACGCCGGCGTGGCCGGGAAATAG
- a CDS encoding universal stress protein: MDASLLILTDFFQAANKALDYATNLTGPLGARLVLLHVRRDSLLDPEAFTGGISNLSQDAIRLALNSVADSLPVPVVAEVGHGRVAFAVADAVSRHHPLLVVLGRPDYSDTPDELVQTTSLDLLRTAPYPMLVVPHGVSSTAPPRRVLLATDGGPFSLGEHAGTARHLLAALGADITVFHVVPETGPDELPPLVLDSVMRTGLMLDLPPAQCRTVVSEQAAAGILNAAQPADYDLVVLIARRRSFMGNLFHHSVTAQVMLESKLPVLVLPAE, encoded by the coding sequence ATGGACGCCTCCCTGCTCATTCTCACCGATTTCTTTCAGGCCGCCAACAAGGCCCTGGACTACGCCACCAACCTGACCGGCCCGCTGGGCGCCCGCCTGGTGCTGCTGCACGTGCGCCGCGACTCCCTCCTCGACCCCGAAGCTTTCACGGGCGGCATCTCCAACCTGAGCCAGGATGCCATCCGGCTGGCCCTCAACAGCGTGGCCGACAGCCTGCCCGTGCCCGTGGTGGCCGAGGTGGGCCACGGCCGCGTGGCCTTCGCCGTGGCCGACGCCGTGAGCCGCCACCACCCCCTGCTGGTGGTGCTGGGCCGCCCCGATTACTCCGACACGCCCGACGAGCTGGTGCAAACCACCTCCCTCGACCTACTGCGCACCGCCCCCTACCCCATGCTGGTGGTGCCCCACGGCGTGAGCTCCACGGCCCCGCCCCGCCGCGTGCTGCTGGCCACCGACGGCGGCCCCTTCTCGCTGGGCGAGCACGCCGGCACCGCCCGCCACCTGCTGGCCGCCCTTGGGGCCGACATCACCGTGTTTCACGTGGTGCCCGAAACCGGGCCCGACGAGTTGCCGCCCCTGGTGCTCGACTCGGTGATGCGCACCGGGCTCATGCTGGACCTGCCCCCGGCCCAGTGCCGCACCGTGGTCAGCGAGCAGGCCGCCGCCGGCATCCTCAACGCCGCCCAGCCCGCCGACTACGACCTGGTGGTGCTCATTGCCCGGCGCCGCAGCTTCATGGGCAACCTGTTCCACCACAGCGTGACGGCCCAGGTAATGCTCGAAAGCAAGCTGCCCGTGCTGGTGCTGCCCGCGGAGTAG